AAGAGAAACTGCAGAGGGTCAGAGTTCAGCTGGACTGGGACAGTGGAAAGCTGTCGTTCTCTGACCCTCTTACTGACACTCACATACACTCTTTTACACACACGTTCACTGAAAGATTATTTCCATTCTTCGGTGTTGGCTGTGACATTTCTCCTCTTCTCATCTTACCTGAAAATTCCTCTGTAAAAAAAGATTCGCTGTAGATCAAGTTGTTAATCTTGACTTAAAAGTTGtcttcatttaaaaatctttgaCAGCTGATGTTTagacatataataaataaagaaataaaacatgctaaataaaaattattgacaacataatgttGAGTCTATTAATaggcatttacatatttaaaggaataaatacccaaaaatgtaaaaagtcataattttctCAACCTCAaattgttcaaaacctgtaagaatttctttcttctgctgaacacacaagaaaatattttgaatcatACATTGTGTATAAACTATATGTCCCGTTCAGGTTAGGCGATTCAAATTTTACCTCTGATTAGATTATGACAACAGTTTGATCAGTGATTGAATtctatttacactttttttattcgATTGCTCTCACGACAGTGTTGTTATTGGCAGCTAAAACTAATAAACCCTTAATTACCACTTTTGGTTATTAagctgaaatacaataaacatttatatgtaaactttaaaaaaaaaaagaaaatttgaaatgttgccttggcagataattaaaatatgttcttaaaataaaatatgtacttaaatttctaaaacaaacaaaaataaagctatttagaaatgtttaaaactaATCATTATAACAagttcataaaattaaaatgaaaactgaacatgcaaaagcttatttaaaagatgaataaataatataattatacataaataataataaaatcacatcGTTTTACATAGTGTTTTCTAAGTAAAACAATGAAAccttttaaaacttattttattcatttattcatccagACTTTTAATGACTGTGGGAACTCAAATAATCAACACCATTTGAATtacaaattgtatttaatttgtgttctcagaattattattactttacaaTTTCCATAATCACTGATTAACATGCTAGTTTCAAACTATTACACGTTACACAAGAAAGTCCAtctccaaatttttttttctttctcctctgtCTTTTCATCTCTTCCCACTATCAAACTCACTTTGTCTCAATGGAGATCTGCAGTAGAGGAGTGCTGATCCCGCTGGACTGGTAACAGCTGGTGACTCTCAGCAGGCAGCTGAGCAGCATGTCTTTGGCCCAAGCCGTCTCCACGTTCTGCTCACGGCTCAGCTGGAGAGTCATCTGGTCCAGGCTGGTCTACAGAATCTAAGAGGCCATGATGGGCCTGGTCACCGCAGGTCCCTCGGTCAGGTACTGCTTGTACAGCTCCAAAAGCTTCTGTTCTAGGTAGCCATTGAGCTGTGAGTTAGAGAGAGACTGGCTGAATTGCAGAAGAGATGGACGCTCGCGCCCGCTTTCTTCCCTCCAGCGCCTCGAATTCCTGTACTCGTGGACCAGAGGAGGCAGGAGGGAACATTCCCAGGCAGGCGGAAGAGCCCAGGCTGGGGGTCCTGAATGAGATTGCCCTGTACATCCCCTGCGCTGGGGCTGAGCGGCAGCACCTGGCCATCAGCAATTTGTAAATCGCTGTAATGCTGGCAGATGCTGTGACAGCTTGAGGGCACCAAAAAGGCCTCTGTTTCTGGGTCGTCCACATGCCTGGGGATATCCACACCTATGGCGAGTTGCTGTCCTGCCGCAGGGTCCGTGGGGGAAGGATGGGCATTGCTCTGCTGGGTCTTGGTCCGGGTTGTATTCTCTAGGGATGAGTGGACAGGGCTTTGTGCTGAGAGGAGGTAACTCGCCAGAGACGATGATTGTGCTGTGACCGTGCAGCATGTCGGAGGATTTACACACTCTGGATCAGCTTCAAACATCAAACTCCACAGCTTACCTTCACACAACATCTGCAGTACACAAAGACACGCTGAGCGATTAAAAAGGAGTCTCAAACTCAAAAGATCTagcattcaagagtttatttCAACGTTTTAAGCGTttacaagtttgtttgttttttataaagcaagaaagaaggaaatactTTGAGCAAGGGTGCATTatattcatcaaaagtgacagtaaagacatttagaacaTCACAGAAATTTTAATCacagatatttcaaataaatgctgttctttagaattctgaaaaaatgcatcacgttttccacatgaaaaaataagcagcaagaaatgtctggaattaaatgcttttttttgtgtgtgtgtgtgtgtgtgtgtgtgtgtgtgtgtgtgtgtgtgtgtgtgtgtgtgtgtgtgtgtgtgtgaaacaaaaataataaaaatggcatgaCACTCTCTGCAGGTTGTTGTACATATTAAAACATAAGAACATTTTATTGACTTTGTGATCTGAATTTTTTCCTGtctaaataatactaattattttaaCAGACATTATTCTGAAAACAGTGTTCTGCTTGTGCATATGTAGTTAAGTGCATACTGGGAGAACATTGCAAGAAAGCCTATAATGTGCTTGTTCACTTGTTTGTTGGTTCATCAGGTAATCTTTCATTTTATATAAGATAGACAGATCATCATCCGTTTTGTCTGGTAACAGAACAACTAGTCAGCAAAGTTGTCTAATATcccaaaaaaaacacttgttaacAGCAAGTCTTGTCTGGTACCCTAAACTGTATTAACAGTCTTCTAAAAGCCAAGATGTTGACTGAGTAAAGTCAGAGAAGAGCAGAAAAGGGACAAGCTGATGATAGTAAAAAGGAtcaaagtttattgaataatctcAGTTTCAATGCTCAGACTTTATCTGACCAGTACAAATGTATCAAGTGTTGTTATACCTACCTGCTTCACAGCAACATCTCACAAAACCTTGCATTTGTAATATTCCCTCTCATCTCTTATTCGTGAAcacaaatttcattaaaaactcCTCAATCATAAGATTAAACAACTACAGGAAACACTATAAGCAGAGATAATaagaaatacaacacaaaacacacacacacatatatatatatattatatatatatatatatatatatatatatatatatatatatatattattatatgcagAGATAATaagaaatacaacacaaaacatatatatatataatctctcccagaaattagttattttacggtactgaaaaataaaactattatctttgtttaaattgcattttatttttttctaaatttcgcATTAGACTCCTTCTTTCAGTCTCATATTTTTAACAGTACATATAAACATGTTCCACTGTTTCTTCTTGTCCACAAATTCCACACAAGACCTTCAGTCTTTTCTTAATTATACTCTTGATTTCATTCTTACTTAGATTAACAATAAAGTTAATGTCGTTGTTTTTAACTGCTTCTTTATCTGCAGTTTAATTTCCTTGCGCCGGCAACCATACAAATACCACTGTAATCCCCATCATTTGAATTCTATATAACGTTTGCATTATTTCCATTAAAATGTCTGGTCTACTTTCCGAGTGACTGTATTGTAAACTAGCCAATTATGAACATGAATCTGAACAAACAACTGATTTCAAAGGTCTTATCTCGTCTATCCACTGTATTGCTAATAATAGTGCCATCATTTCCCCTGTATAAACAGATAACTCATTACTGATCCTTTTCCTTACTGATAAATGAAATTCTGGAACAGTAAATGCTACTCATACCTTATTGTCTAAACTCTTTGAAGCATCTGTGTAGATCTGTAGATAGCTGTAGTACTCATTAATATATGTCTGcacattatataaattacattccTCACCCCTATTTTTCTGTTCTAACAATGTAAAATCTACTGTAGCATCTGAAAAGAAACCAAGGTTTTATTACGGGTAGTGGTACAGTTGGactaacatttaaatgattaactTCAAGTTCTGTTGCTTTCTGTATCACTGTTCATCCAAAGCGTTTAATTTTCCTCCTCTCTTTTTCCCAACAAGGTTTTAAAGTATCTAGTGTTGGATGCTCTTGACTATGGGCTTGTAGATTAACCCAGTAATTGACTGATAACTGTACCCTTCTCATTTCTAAGGGCATTTCCCCCATTTCAACCTGTAGTGCTGTAATTGGTGTAGTTTTTATAGCTCCTGTACATAATCTCAATACCTGATGCTGTATATTATCTAACTTTTCTAAGAGACGTTTCTGCTGCTGATCCATACACCACACAACCATAATCTAACACGGATCTAACCAATCCACTATACATGGCCTTTAACGCCATCCTATCTTCCCCTCATTCACTGCCAACTAAACAcctcattgtatttattttcttacatttgttCACTATATTCTGAATATGCACAGCCCATGTAACTCTTTCATCAAACCATATtcctaaaaacttaaaatatttcacactttCTAGTTcttgattatattattttagttttattttacttcaattcttttttttttttttgtaaaaaaattttattttttgttttgtcaactGAGAATTTAAAACCCCATTTATGACCATTCTTCAACTATTGCAATAGCTTCCtgtaattttttaacaataaagtCGATGTTCTTTCCCCTTTTCCAGATTGCCCCATCATCAGCAAAGAACGAAAACCCCAGCCCATTAACCAAATCTTCAAATACATCATTTAGCATTATGGAAAACAATAAAGGGCTCACTATACTTCCTTGTGGAGTTCCATACCTACCTTACATAATTTGATTAACATCTTTTCTCTCCACATCATGTCGTATGCCTTCTCTATGATGAAGAAGACAGCCACTACACTCTCTCTATTTATTTGTGCTTTCCTTATTTCATGTTCTAAACACACAGCCGGATCCATTGTATTTCTCCCTCTCCTAAAACCACTCTGATATTTGGATAACAATTTACTATTTTCCACATGATACATTAACCTTTCATTCACCATTTTTTCCATTATCTTACCAATATTAGACGTCAAAGCAATAGGTCTATAATTTCCAGGATTTGTACAATCTTTCCTAGGTTTACCTATTGGAAGTATAACGGCCTCCTTCCAATTTTGTGGTAATTTTCCCTCCTCCCaaattttattgtacatttttattaaaacatcctTGGAAAATTCACTGAGATGACTTATCATTAAATAGTAAAGCTGATCTTTACCTGGGGCCGATTTCctagtttaatgtttaaatccagagaaataagccaTTTTAACTAGACCGTAGATCGTAGGCCTACTTAAACGGCTGATGCTTATAAATGATTGCATGATTATGTAtgagaaaattataataaatgaataaaaacaagataataaaacacaaatgtatgaTTGCTATCctgaagcaacacacacacatagtttgcATTTGAAGATCCATAGATCCTTCAATACACACAAGGAATAAACTACTCAATGGTGACCACACAGCTCCTAGAGTCCACCCAATACCCCATCAGAAACTTTAGCCGTCCTGTATGGCTCTAGCTCAAGTGTCTGAAGCATTTGTTTAATATGAATGGATCTGTACTCATCTTTGCATTTATCTTCCTGAGACCCagtaattcattatttttaaataagttctaataatatatatgagACACATCTGTCTCAGATGTATCCACTGATAATttagtaaagaaataaaaaagtattgtcattttaacatttttatttatttacagtaacagGAAAGTAACaggaaaaacaaagttcttttaTAATATGTTTCCGACATGTCATTAAGTCAAACCGAAACGCATCACAGAACATCACAGttcatttcaatatatttaaatgtaataatttatgatAGTTTTAAATTAGTATTATAACTATTATTGTCTTATTGTCATACTATGTTCACATTTAGcttgctatttttatatttaaaaaataaatttgtattgttGTTAATGTACGTGGGTTAAACACATGCAGTTTTCCTTTTCCATCCTTTATCTATATATTCAGTTAcatatagtaaatgttaaataacattcTGAATTATAAGCTTTAGTTCCTTAAAGATACGTAAAGAAAGTGTTTATTCAGAATATTTAAATGcagttcaaaaacattaaagagaCAGCTAAttctttatagaaaaaaaaatatataaaaatgatttgtctGAACTAAAGGATAAGGaaaatttagttttcatttccCATCTTTTATCTATACTCAgttgcatatatataaatgttaagtatttttttctgaattataagctatatttagaaaaaaaaagtaaatagattataatagttattatttagGAGATCCTTTATCCAGGGTGATTTATGGTTTACCTGAAGCATCATGAAATTGTGCACACACATCTACATTctgattaaataatgtttatatatgcaTACGAAAATACATGTTATGTAACATATGCACTATAGGGCTAACTGTGATAGCCAGCACATGTGTAGCCTAATATGTCTAACGCTGGTTAATTATTCATATGTTATTAGTATAGAGTTACAAGTGCACCGTCTCCATGGCTGCGTTAGAAACCTACCATGACTTCTTTCATACGGTAAGAAATGGCCATCGCTTGCAATATGTCCTTTACGCATTTGGATCAAAAACAGCTCTTCGTCACCACGGACAAGATCAACCAACAAATCTCCATTTGGCTCTGAATTTCTTCAAGATATAAAGAAAGTTTTCGCGCGGAGAGGGATATGGAGAAGCAGAACAGGCTGACTatcaccaataaaaataaatagatttaaagcTTACTAAACAAGCAAgctaagtagcctacattttttaagctttttacgGTATAAAGTGTTATGATCAAAGGCACAATGGTGATAGAATCCTCGTGGGGTTTGAACCAACATCCTTTCTCATATCAGCCCAGATATTTAACCACTAAACTGCAGCACCCAGACACCGACTGTGATGTTTAAGAAAATCAACGCAGTTTTCCGTCCGAACCACCTTGGACCTCGCTCACGGGACCGGTTCAGGCCCAATGAGGACTACCACAGCGCGTGCACCGTCAAACTGGTCCGGAGCACGTCGATGCTCGTGGTGGGGGAGAGCAGTCGCGCGCCGCAGGACTCCACGCTGAAGCGGAGCGTGAGTGCCGTGAGTGTTGAGACCAGCACGGCCCTGTACTACTACCAGAGCCGAGAGGACCGCGTGTGGCTCTACTCCCAGAACCAGAACTGCTTAGAGTACTTACAGGAACTGGTCGCGCTCAGGCGGCAGTACACCAAGAGCATCAACGACCTCAAGAACAGCGAGCGCAAAGAGACCGCGTCCCGCAAGAAGAACCCCGCACCCCGACCACCGCAAAACAGAGCTGCACAGGTGAGAGGAAACAGGACAAGGCTTACatgtttaaatatagaaaaagtTTTGAACATTGTTAGGCCAAAGTAAAGCAAGTTATGCCAAATTGTCTGCTATAAACTGAAATCGTTATTAACCTATATCTGAgcattctattattttatttttttaaacatgactcacgaaaataaaagttttattttcgaAATAATATGCAGTCTTATTCTGCATATTATTTCGTTTCTTAAGGATAGTCTATTTATAATCTAATCTGAGGtgtttattaagaatattaagAGTTACAACAGTTTTAGTTTTGTGCTTTATCAGTTCTAACACATCCGACATATGCAGTGTTATTGCACTACAAGccccgagttcgaatcccggcTCGAGGACCCGccccctctctctcacacttcGTTTCCTGTCAACTCTAAACTCTAAAATATATCATCATAAagtcaaaaacagcaaaaaaaaaaaaaaattaaaaaaaacctagaAGGCACCTGTTCTAATGAAATTAGTTTAAATAAGCAATGCAACTACGCATGtacaatatacaggtccttctcaaaaaattagcatattgtgaaaaagttcattattttccataatgtaatgataaaaattaaactttcatatattttagattcattgcacaccaactgaaatatttcaggtcttttattgttttaatactgatgattctggcatacagctcatgaaaacccaaaattcctatctcaaaaaattagcatatcatgaaaaggttatctaaacgagctattaacctaatcatctgaatcaactaattaactctaaacacctgcaaaagattcctgaggcttttaaaaactcccagcctggttcattactcaaaaccgcaatcatgggtaagaggttaacccagaaggccatcattgacaccctcaagcgagagggtaagagcacagaaagaaatttctgaacgaatagggctgttcccagagtgctgtatcaaggcacctcagtgggaagtctgtgggaaggaaaaagtgtggcaaaaaatgctgcacaacgagaagaggtgacctgaccctgaggaagattgtggagaaggagcgattccagaccttgggggacctgcggaagcagtggactgagtctggagtagaaacatccagagccaccgtgcacaggcgtgtgcttttgaaccagaaacagcggcagaagcgcctgacctgggctacagagaagcagcactggactgttgctcagattggt
This genomic stretch from Cyprinus carpio isolate SPL01 chromosome B9, ASM1834038v1, whole genome shotgun sequence harbors:
- the LOC109057122 gene encoding uncharacterized protein C13orf42, with protein sequence MFKKINAVFRPNHLGPRSRDRFRPNEDYHSACTVKLVRSTSMLVVGESSRAPQDSTLKRSVSAVSVETSTALYYYQSREDRVWLYSQNQNCLEYLQELVALRRQYTKSINDLKNSERKETASRKKNPAPRPPQNRAAQTSRPEPSAPPIPNEEDTLQFFDAVIASCDPEPSRKPHVDSGHADVDFIVATSTSEHDLHSNWVLRDPRRISMTESQPKNSDISHGQAAQRKGDMGSTGSRRCLQQNPIHLPKVVESAFQTLRFKPKLKKKE